The genome window TTCCTCGAACCCGCGGTGGCCACGGCCGACCCGTTGGACAGCCTGAGTGACGATGACCTTGGAGATGACGAGGAGCCCGGTGCCGAGGAGCCCGGTGCCGATGAACTCGGTGACGACGCGCTGCTCGACGGGGATCGCGAAGCCAACCCTGACGACGAGCTCGAAAGCGAGTTCTCCGAGGGCGAGGGCGCCGGCGACCCTCTGGTGAACGACCATCTCGCCGCCGCCTGACGGCCAAACCCGACACACCTTCCAATCGACTAGCAGCCGGGGCCACGCGCTCCGGCTGCCTTTTTTCGTGAAAGGCACACCCCATGGCCAAGCTCGCTCGCCGTAACACCGCTCCTCGCCGCCACGTCGCCCAGGAGATCACCGACCTCATCATCCGCAAGCTCGAGACCGGCGTCGCGCCGTGGCAGCGCCCGTGGCGCAGCCTTGGCGCCAGCGGCCGTCCGCTGTGCCACCAGGGCTCCGCTTATACCGGCATCAACGCGATCTACCTGTGGGCGATCGCGGACACTGCCGGCTACCGCAGCCCGTATTGGATGACCTACCGGCAGGCGCAGGAACTCGGCGGGCAGGTCACGCGCGGCGAACGCGCGTCCACCAGCGTCTACTTCAACAGCGTGAAGCGCTCGGAAACCGACGTCGCCACTGGCGAGGAGACCAACCGCGTTATCCGCTTCATGCGCTCCTACGCGGTGTTCAACGCCGACCAGATCGAAGGACTGCCGGGATACTTCTACGTCCACAGCGATCCGGTGCCGCCGCCCCCGTCCGAACACCAGGCCGCGATCGATGCGTTCTTCTCGCCGATTCCGATCGAGATCCGTCATGGCGGCGATCGCGCGTACTACAGCCCCACGCATGACCTCGTGCAGCTGCCGCTGCCTGGAGCCTTCAAGTCGATCGACCACTACGCTGGCACGAAGGGTCACGAGCTGGCCCACGCGACCGGCCATTCGACGCGGCTCGCACGCACTTTCGGCAAGCGCTTCGGCGACGACGCATACGCGATGGAGGAGCTCGTTGCGGACCTGACAGCCGGTTTCGTCGGCGCCCACCTGGGCTTGCCGAACGAGCTGATCGACAATCACGCGAGCTACCTGGATCACTGGCTGCGCGTGCTTCGCGCCGACAAGACTGCGATCATCTCGGCCGCGTCCAAGGCCGAGCAAGCGTTCAAGTGGCTCTCCGCTTTCTCTGAGCCGCAGCAGGCCGGCGCCGATGAAACGGACGAAGCAGACGACGGCGACCAGGTCACCGACGAGGCCGCCGAGGACGCGCAGATCGCGGCCTGACCATCAGATCACCTCAACAAAAGGATCACCATCATGGGATGGCTCTACATGTCGCGCGCCGGAATGGGCCGCTTCAACACACCCAAGGAATACCTGGACGATCAATTCAACTGCGCGCCGCGTGAGATCGACGGCAGGGTTCGCGGTCAACGGGTCCTCGCTTCCGCGTGCGTCAGCAACACCGAATATTACGCGGCCGTTGTGCCGATCGAGAGTGGCGTGGAAGGTCCCGCCTTTGCGATCGTCTGCATGGTGCGGTGGATTCCGCGTTCGGCGACCAACGAAAACTTCGGGTACAAGGACCTGTCGGAAAGGATGGGGATTAGCCAGTGCAACTGCCCGGAGCGGATCCTTGACCTGCTCGGACCCACCGACAATGAAAACGCGATCGAATGGCGCGCAACTTGCCGAGCCCGGATCGCCAAGCGCAAGCGCCAGCTGCCCGAAGGTGGGATCATCCGGTTCTCCGAGGCAATCCGCTTCACGGACGGCTACGAAGGCCAGGAGTTCGTCGTCGAACGCGCCGGCCGGAAGGTCCGTCTCATCAGCCGCGACACGCGCGCTCGATACCGAGTGAGCCGGCTATACGAACGCGACTGGCAGCTCATGCCCCAAACCAAGGTCCACGCGGCCGTTTTCCCGCCTCGCGCCTGATGCGCCGCTCGAAAGGCTCCACCATGCCCGTCCCCTCTGAAAGCCTCTCCCGCTTGCGCACGCAGCTGTGCAGCCGGGAAAACGCCGATCGTGTCGCCACTCGCGTCTGCGAGGAAACGATGTCCGCCGTCTCGGTGCTGCGCACCGACTTCCCCCTGCAGCCCTTCCGCGTCATGGCGTCCCGCGACGTGGCGGCACCGATGACCGCGATGATCGAACACGAGTTGGTGATCTTATGACCCGTCTGGCGCTGCTCATTGGCTGTGCTGCCCTTGCCGCCTGTAATCAGGCGTCGGGCACCGCAGCCCCATCCAACACGCTCCAGGCTTCGGCCGAGCCGGTGGACGGCGATACCGTCGCGGTCCACTTCCGGCTTCTCGGCGTCGATGCCGTGGAGGGTAGGCAACAGTGCGAGCGCGATGGGCGATGCTGGAAGTGCGGCAAGGTCGCGACCGCGGTCACCGAGCGAATGCTCGACAAGGGCGAGACCACGATCGCCATGACCGGCGAGCAGACTTACGGCAGGCCGGTCGCGACGGTTGTCGTCGACGGAGAGGATCTCGGCCTGGCGCTGATCGGCGTGGGCTTTGCCGCGCCGCTCGATCAATACCTGCAGCATGATCCCGAGCGGCTCGACGCCTACGAACGCGCCTACGAGCAGGCCAAGGCTGCGAAACGCGGCGTCCACTCAGGCCGCTGGATCATGCCGAGCCTGTGGCGCAAAGGGAGCCGCCTCTCCTGCGAGAGGCGGTCCAGGTCTTAGTACGGTCCGACGATATCGGGATCGAGATACCAGGACGGCCCCTCGACGAAGTCCGCTTCAGCGCTGACCAACGGACCATCGGGCTTGTTCGAGACGTAGGGGTTGATGAGCGGCATGGTTGCCAGCTTCTCGCGGAAAACGCGCCGGGTCAGCTGGGCACGCTGCAGCAGCTTGTCTTCGAGCCACTCCAGATCGTCCATCATCCGCACCACGCCGCGACCGGCGAGGCTGTAGTAGATGCAGCGCTGATAGTCGTCGCAGCCGGTCGAAAGGATCCTGGCGAGCCGCGCCTTGCCACCGGTCTCGCCTTCATGGACCCACGACACCGCTTCGCGCAGTTCGCGGGTCGAGTAGTAGGCATCCTCGGGCGAGACGCCGATCGACAGCGCAGCGATCGCGCGCCGCATTGGCGAGTTGAGGGGATCAAGAGTTTCGTCACGCAGGATCAGATCGAGGTCGAAACGATCAACATAGGGACTTGGCTTCATCATACGCTCCTTCTGATTTGGAACGTACCGTGAACAAAAGCACCGTCAACAACTATGGCGTGTGCTTGCCTGTTTCTTGCGCGTGACTTGAACAGCCGCGCCGGCAGGCGGGAGAGGAGGGGGAGGGCACCTGCAGTCCGACCAGCGGACGACAGGAGATGTATGCATGTCCGAACCCTTCATCGTCACCGAGGCGAGCACCTGGATCGCTCGCGGCCGCACGCCCGAACACGCCGAGATGTTGGCGCAAGCCTGGCGCGACTTCCCCGACCTGCCGGCATCGGCGCCGGTCGAGGATCGCATGGCGCGCACCCGCGAGCGGGTCGCCGCCATGCGCCCGGTCACCGAGGCAATCCGCGCGCAGACGGCTCGCGAGCACGAGGCCAAGAACTTCGCGTTCATGACAGCCAAGATCGCATCGGGTGACCATCGCGCTGCCGACCTTGCCATCATCCGTGGTCGTGACACCTACGGCTACGCCTGGATGGCCGCCGTGCGCTACAGTGAGGGCTGGCACGCCGCGCAGGCCGGTTGGACTTATCGCCGGGTCGAGGACAACCTCGTGGCCTACGAGCAGGGCTTCGCCGATGGCGGGGGCAATCCGGCCGACGTCTTCGACGCTGCACGCCGCAGCCTGATCGCGCCAGTGGACCAGGGTTCATCCGACACCGTTCAATCGGTC of Novosphingobium sp. 9U contains these proteins:
- a CDS encoding thermonuclease family protein; this translates as MTRLALLIGCAALAACNQASGTAAPSNTLQASAEPVDGDTVAVHFRLLGVDAVEGRQQCERDGRCWKCGKVATAVTERMLDKGETTIAMTGEQTYGRPVATVVVDGEDLGLALIGVGFAAPLDQYLQHDPERLDAYERAYEQAKAAKRGVHSGRWIMPSLWRKGSRLSCERRSRS
- a CDS encoding ArdC family protein — its product is MAKLARRNTAPRRHVAQEITDLIIRKLETGVAPWQRPWRSLGASGRPLCHQGSAYTGINAIYLWAIADTAGYRSPYWMTYRQAQELGGQVTRGERASTSVYFNSVKRSETDVATGEETNRVIRFMRSYAVFNADQIEGLPGYFYVHSDPVPPPPSEHQAAIDAFFSPIPIEIRHGGDRAYYSPTHDLVQLPLPGAFKSIDHYAGTKGHELAHATGHSTRLARTFGKRFGDDAYAMEELVADLTAGFVGAHLGLPNELIDNHASYLDHWLRVLRADKTAIISAASKAEQAFKWLSAFSEPQQAGADETDEADDGDQVTDEAAEDAQIAA